A segment of the Salmo trutta chromosome 3, fSalTru1.1, whole genome shotgun sequence genome:
ACAagggaatgtgtagcattggggaaagtatgGGTGCCCTAGGgttggggatcagaaatgtcccgtgtgagagaggcaggttgaggtttccagagtgagtagtgcagaagttgtcatatgctgaggcagtgaagaaagtagaggaagatgggtcaagggggagggatcctgagaggagtgatGTGACTAGTAGATATGTATCAGTACAGAGGGCTTGGGCCAACAAGTGGTATGGTACTATTTTTAGTTTATAGCTATGGTTATCAACTATACTGTGGGGATGGAATGTGAGTCGCAGAAAATTGAGATTATGGTGGCAGCTGCggaggtatttgggtgtgtgcCACTTGACGCCAGAGTTGCAGGGTGTTTAACTGGTGGTGTCCTTTCAGGCTGTTGGCACGTGgtaggactaaatagatttaaTGGTAGGTTTGTTTTTCTTCGTTTCTACCTGCGCTGTTTGATCCAGCATAATTCCAGCTGCTCCTAACCAGCCATAAAGATTCAAACAAATGTGACACTTCAACATGCTAAATGCTCCATTGACTTCCCCCCACAACCATAACTCCTTTAAAGGCCACAGAATAAACTCTCTCTGACAGAACATGAATCATAACATGTTATGAGagcactgtttaaaaaaaatatattacttCTAAATAAGTCTGGAGTTGAAGTCAGATTCCGCCATGTTGGATTTACCTGACCATAGGTTTGCTCTTCAAATAGATCCTATATCTTGCTGTATCTTTCTGTCTCCTGCTTTCTGTTTTGTATTCATTCATCTGATGGGCTGCCAACATGCACGTCAGACTTATTAGATGATCATCAAACAGCCCTCTGTCATCTGGTTATGTTCTTGCACGCGCACACAAACCATTCAAAGGTCCTATGAATTGAATCCAAAACCACCCTTCTAATCTCTTTCGAAAACATGTCGAAGAAGTCTAACACGTAGGGCAACAGCAGGCTGTGTTTTCCTAGGTAGCCGAGTCAACAGACTCAAACAGCCAGATGAAAGAAAGCACACCTCGGTGGTTACACGCTCACTGAGGATGAATTGATTAACTCATAAATCAAGCTCATCCCAAGCCCTCGGGCAACCCctgcctagcggttaagaggttCAGCCCAACCCTGCACCCTCCAGCTAAGTTAGTGGAGGCAGAACGTTCCATTGCATGGCAATGGCCCagagtggggggagggagagggtggggcAGGTGGGGCATGAGGTAAATGGAAGGGATGGGCCAGGAAGAagtggggtggaggagagagacgaggggaggagaagagagacgaGGGGAGGTAGATTCAAGAGTGTGAGAATAAATGTATGCGAAGacaaaggatggagagagaaaggggaaataaaattgttaaaaagAGAAAACAAGTCAATGCTATGTAGCtgtgcagagagagaagaggaatgcAGTAAATCCCTGGGACGACTCAACAGTTCTGTGGAGAATTAAAATAGGAATGTTTATGTGCTGCAGGTGAGCAGaacagagggaaggaaagagaacTGAAGATAGACATAaaaagggctcccgagtggcgcagcggtctaagccactgtgtctcagtgctagaggcgtcattacagacaccctggttcgaatccaggctgtatcacaaccggctgtgattggaagtcccatagggtggcactcaattagcccagcgtcgtcctggtttggccggtgtaggctgtcattgtaaataagaatttgtacttaactgacttgcctagttaaataaaggttcaattgaaAAAAAGATATAATaataaaaagagggagagaataaGGGGGTATTAGAGTTAAAAAGTGATGGTAATGAGAGATTTGCGGTGAAATGTAGTTggacagacagaatgactgacAGGCTGGTTAACATTCAGATAGATGGACTGAAAAAGAAAGGGATTCAAAGGGACATATGGGGAAGAGATTgaaagagtgacagagagagagagagaccgacggggggggggggggtcagattTGTAGTTAGGAACGAGCATCTGTGTgcaaggagagagaaggaaataagaacagagggagaaagacagagagagacagcgttgCCTCTCACAGTGCAAATAAAAGTTCTTAACAAGACGACTTATATGTCAACTCCTCTGTAGGCCATAACTCTTCCATTAGGTCACAGACTGCCACTCATCTTGACAGGGCTTTCCCAGACTGCCACTCATCTGGACAGGGCTTTCCCAGACTGGGGGCCTTAGGGAATGGAACTCAATACAGACTGCTACAGTGAGCCTTAGGGAATGGAACTCAATACAGACTGCTACAGGGAGCCTTAGGGAATGGAACTTAATACAGACTGCTACAGGGAGCCTTAGGGAATGGAACTTAATACAGACTGCTACAGGGAGCCTTAGGGAATGGACCTCAATACAGACTGCTACAGGGAGCCTTAGGGAATGGAACTCAATACAGACTGCTACAGGGAGCCTTAGGGAATGGAACTCAATACAGACTGCTACAGGGAGCCTTAGGGAATGGAACTTAATACAGACTGCTACAGTGAGCCTTAGGGAATGGAACTTAATAcgtaaataacaaaaaaatgccACTGGTCAGACGAACCATTGGGTAACACTCATCAGTTACATCATCAATCTACTCATCCATACAGAGGAAATACAGAGAGAAATATTGAaactgtgtgtgttgcaggagAGAGAGTGTAGAAAGGGCATAGTTGTGAAGGGTGAGCCTCGTTTATACCCGCTTATGACACTTGCGCCGAGTATGATTCACACACGTGGGGCGCATACAAGCCACACAGGGTCagacacatgcaagcacacatgtacaaacacactctggcacaaacacacactctggcACAAACACACTCTGGCACAAACACACTCTGGCACAAAGCGGTCTTTGTTGACCACTGGTGGCGGCCCCTTTGATGTCTTTTACCAAATGTAAAAAACAcactgcgctgtgtgtgtgtgtgtgctgtctcaGAGTTAACCCTTTCCCCCACTTTCACTCGTAGTTACAGAGCGTGTATGACCATGTGTCAGCATTGACAACCAACCAAGGATAAGTCACTTCCTACTGAACCATTACTGCTCcctttccccccccccacccccctctggTTGGGTTGGGAGTTTGaacgtcagtgtgtgtgtatatgtgtgtgtcaaATACAATAAAAGGAAAATgtttacttacgggtccttcccaacaatgcagagagaaagaaaacagagaAATAGTAGAAAAGTAACAtgtaataatagatacacaataAGTAACGTAAACATGGCTGTATACGCCGgtaccagtcgatgtgcaggtgtacgaggtaattgaggtagatacatataactaggaataaagtgacagatggtAAAcactagcagcagtgtatgtgatgagtcaaaaaagttagtgcaaaaagggtcaatgcagataattAAATAAACTCgtaataacttcacagatcttcattgcaaagggtttaaacactgtttcccatgcttgttcaatgaaccataaacaattcatgaacatgcacctgtggaacggccgttaagacactaacagcttacagacggtagacaattaaggtcacagttaggaaaacgtaggacactaaagaggcctttctactgactctgaaaaacaccaaaagaaagatgcccagggtccctgctcatctgtgtgaacgtgccttaggcatgctgcaaggaggcatgaggactgcagatgtggccagggcaataaattgcaatgtccgtactgtgagacgcccaagacagcgctacagggagatgggacggacagctgatcgtcctcccagcgacagaccacgtgtaacaacacctgcacaggattggtacatccgaacatcacacctgcgggacaggtacaggatggcaacaacaactgcctgagttacaccaggaacacacaatccctccatcagtgctcagactgtccgcgataggctgagagaggctggactgagggcttgtaggcctgttgtaaggcaggtcctcaccagacatcaccggcaacaatgtcgcctatgggcacaaacccaccgtcgctggaccagacaggactggcaaaaagtgctcttcactgacaagtcgcagttttgtctcaccaggggtgatggtcggattcgcgtttatcgtcgaaggaatgagcattacaccgaggcctgtactctggagcgggatcgatttggaggtgcagGGTCCGTCATAGTCTGGGgcgttgtgtcacagcatcatcggactgagcttgttgtcattgcaggtaatctcaacgctgtgtgttacagggaagacatccttctccctcatgtggtacccttcctgcaggctcatcctgacatgaccctccagcatgacaatgccaccagccatactgctcgttctgtgcgtgatttcctgcaagacaagaatgtcagtgttctgccatggtcagtgaagagcccggatctcaatcccattgagcacgtctgggacctgttggatcggagggtgagggctagggacattccccccagaaatgttcgggaaacttgcaggtgccttggtggaagagtggggtaacatctcacagcaagaactggcaaatctggtgcagtccatgaggaggagacttaatgcagctggtggccacaccagatacggactgttacttttgattttgaccccccctttgttcagggacacatttttccatttctgttagtcacatgtctgtggaacttgttcagtttatgtctcagttgttgaatcttatgttcatacaaatatttacacgttaagtttgctgaaaataaatgcagttgacagtgagaggacgtttccttttttgctgagtttagttaaccaagtagctacccggactaactatttatcagtcttatggcttgggggtagaagctgtccagggtcctgttggttccatcagtaccgcttgccatgcggaagcagagagaacaatctatgactggggtggctggagtctttgacaatttttaggatcttcctctgacactgcttggtatagaggtcctgaatggcagggagtttgtccccagtgatgtactgggccgtacgcactacccttgcagtcagatgccaagcagctGCTGTAcaaagtggtgatgcagccagtcaagatgctctcaatggtgcagctgtatatctttttgaggatctgagggctcatgccaaatgttttcagtctcctgagggggaagaggcgttgtcgtgtcctcttcatgactgtgttggtgtgtgtggatcatgataattccttagtgatgtggacaccgagggacttgaagctctcgacctgctccactacggcCCCGTCGATATGAATGGGGGcctgctcggccctccgttttccgtagttcacgatcagctcctttgtcttgctgacgttgagggagaggttgttgtcctggcaccatactgctaggtctctgacctcctccctataggctgtctcatcgtcgtcagtGATCAGCCTACCCCCgtcgtgtcatcggcaaacttaatgatggtgttggagtcgtgcgcggccatgcattcgtggatgaacagggagtacaggaggtgactaAGCACGCacgcctgaggggcccccgtgttgagggtcagtgtggtggatgtgttgttgcctaccctcaccacctgggggcgtcgcgtcaggaagtccaggatccagttacagagggaggcattcagtcccagtgtccttagcttagtggttTAGCTTGGAGGGCATCTAtgttgttgaacactgagctgtagtcaatgaacagcattctcatataggtgttcttcttgtccaggtgggagtgCAATAGAGAGGGCAATATGGAGTGCAATTGagtcatctgtagatctgttccCACTCAAATGAGAAtttgagtgggtccagggtgtctgggatgatggtgtggCTGTGATCTCCAAGTTTGTTACTAATTCTCACTCAGATGTCAATAACATGGCAAAAtaggtagaattgcaggaaattagctgtaaaactgaaaAGAAAATATCGGcgccatggcaaaatgagtagaattgcattacatttttttctaAAATATAAAAAGTTTATTTCCGCCCATGGcgaaatatgtagaattgcaggaaattaacttaaaAATGTACATTTCTCTATGTCAAGAGGGGGGACACTAaaagggcccccaaaaggctagagccggccctgtgtatctgtgtgtgtagtgggtTGGGAAATGGTTGTGCACAGTGTAGGTGTGTAGCTGAGGTGAAGAGTGGGATCTTCATTGATCCCTTAATTTCCAGCCTGAGGGGAAACGAGAgacggggggagaaagagagtgagaaactGTGTGAGGGAAATGGaagagagagttagagacagAGAACAACTGAAAGAAACAGAGGGGGTGAAGGTGGACGAGTTTAAGGGTTGTGTTCGTACCTGTGTGTTTATGCTCCTAAGCTCTGTCTGTTACGAGGCAGGTTAGAGGGATATTTTTGGGAAGGCGAGATGCGTGAGATAATAGGATGGAGAACAGAAAGGGAGtagtgagggatgggggaagggggGAGATGAAAGAAAAAGACATCGTAAATTTTGTCAAGACAGACAAATAAAACTCTTTCATTCCCTTCTTGTTTTTGATGAATGTGAGTCGCTCTTTGTTTTCAAGAAATGCACCCCCTTCCAAATCTTTCAGTTGTACCCCTCACCCAAACCAACACAGTCAAAACCATAACGTTCAAAAACAACCTCACTCCCCAAACACCCCTCCCTAAATGAACAATAACATTCATCTCAGTACAAAAGCTCATATTTGATTCTCTTCCATCTCCAACATGATGTAGGACAGTATTCACAcaagaaaataaatacaacatCTTGTTCAATAAATATCACAGATATAATCTAATCCTaaactatacatacacactgttgGACATTACTGAAcaggtcccagacctgctgtaaAGACAAGGCAGTTGATAGAAAACCCCACCATGCCAAGGTTAGGGGCTTTTGTGTTGCATATGGCTGAAAAAAGCGGAGGGAAAGGCTGATACCCATTCTAAAGCAAAAAGTGTCAACAACTCAACTGTAAAAACAGTTGGCCAATTCACAAATGACTGGTACGCCTGGAAATGggtctgtactgtgtgtgtccGGTGGGTGTCTATGCAGTGTTTACTGTAAGTGTCTGCAGATTTCTGATTACTCAGCAACCCCCACCGCCCAGACTCCAACTGTCAGCCCCTGACTCAGacaccccccttctctctttctaccctcttctccttcctcttcttccctctgtctCGCTCCATTCAtaactctctcttcctccctaagATGAATGTCTAGTGATTCACTGCTGTTCTGAATCAGCTCTCAGTCAATGACTGCTTGATCACCACCTTTATGTCCAGTTTGTGAGGTGTTACCTCCAGTAAATAAGTTCCAATGGCAGATCAATGACCTGCTATGTCATGATGTCATGACATTGGTGACAGTGCTGATATTGTCCACAGACAGCGACAGACAATTGATTATTTTCCATCCCTGGATGTGCCAATGTGTGCTCAGGCTGATGGCAGGCCAGAAAGCCACTTTTCCGTGGTTCAGCACTAGGTAGGTATtccaacactgtctgtgtgaaaatgtgtgtgtgtgtgtttgtgcccacTCTCAGGTTCTATGTGTgggtatgtctctgtgtgtgttctctcagtttctcagactgtgtgtgtgagagagagagagagagagagagagagtcctcccTCCTCTATCAGACTCGGAGTCTCTTCTTGAGGCGGTTGAAGTCCTTGGCGGAGCGCCACAGCCAGCTCTGCAGTTCCCTCAGTACCCAGAAGCCCTCAACCTTCCTGGAGAAGTCGTTCAGCGCCGGCTGCACCGCCAgcagaggggaggaggacagaagaGGTGACAGGGGAGGGGGCGGCAGCAAGGGGGGACCCCTCCTCAATGACAGGGGAACTGGTTCTGACAACAGGGTGTGTCCCTCCCCCGGCCCTGTGCCAAacgggtagaggagggagaggggtgagaggggggggtggagagtGGGGGAGAATAAGGAGCGAGGGGATCGGCGctggggatggaaggatgaagaggaggagaggagggatgcaGACTCTCGGATGATGTATTGTTCCTCCTCTGTCGCCCTGTTTTCTGAATCCCCCCCGGCTCTGTCCTTATTTTGGGGGTGATAGTTGAAGTTGTAACTGTAGAGGTTGTTGTGATCatagttgttgttgttattgttgtttaggAGTTGTTGTTGGGGGAAGGTTTGTCTGTCTGAAAAGGACAGAGTGACGCTGGCTTCAGAGTCCAGTGGACCCTGCttaactgttctctctccttcctctgaaacactcagcagcctcctcccccttctgtccttccccccctttctctccaaCTCGTCCTCCTCTTCCCTGTCTTCACTGGCCCCCTCCCAAtcttctgcctctctcctcctccctttcctcccacgctcccatctctcctcctgcctcGACCCCACGCTCCTAACCACAGCCCTAGTTACCTCCGctctcctaccctccctccccctatctttctctctctccttctttctctctgtcatttctctcctggtgctctcctccttttctcctctcaCTGCCCCTCTGGTGGTCCCAGCACCCCTCTGATCACCAAGAGGATGCCTCTTTGGCCCCACCTCCGCCCCCACCCCTGACTTATAGAGACCCTGACTCATCAGTGGGGATGGTCTACGTCCCATTGCCTCTCTGTCGCCCCCTGTGTCTCTCTGCAGGTACTGCGCCTCGATCCCAGCAGGAGGCAGGGCATAGCCCTGAGTGTTCATGAGGCTTGATATAGACCCCAGCAGACTGTCCAGGCCTGTAGAGAAGTGCAGCAGGGAGCTCTGGAGGTAGGGGCAGAGGGTGGAGCGGGCCAGCTCCCTCACCGCTCCCAGCAGGACAGAGTAAGCCCTATGGTTCTGGGTCAGCCTGGCGCGGTTCTCCAATCCCCGCCACAGCTCCAGACGGGTGGCGGCGCTGGGCAGGGACAGGGTCGTGCTGTTGGGCCGCGGAGGGGAGAAGTCTGGATCACTGAACGGAGGGCCCAGGTAGGATAGctaagggagggaagaggggaggagatggaggaagagcagagtatggaaagagggagtgggagggagagaaggaataTTTAATCCAACATGTGCAATCAGTCATGGATGAACTATGCTCAGACAcaagcctgggtgccagtctgtttctgtgttagcaAACTCCCCATAGCAAAGACCAAAGGGTTGGCTGGAGCAGAAACAGAATGGAACCAGGCTTCTCAAATATGTGGTGAATTCAAACACTTGTGGAAAGAAACATTGACATGCTCCAACATAAGTGTTTCAACACAGCATCTATATAACAGTACAGTACTCACATAGGTGTCCTTTATCTCTCTCAGCTGGTGCTCCAGGTACTTGGTCAGCTCATACGTCCTCTCAATCGAAGTTCTCTCATTAGACAGGCTGAGGTAGGGCTCTGGGACCTGGACCGATGCTACGGCTGCAGCCAATAGCAGTGTGAGCTGGATGTGATGGACTGGGGGAGAATCCAATCAAAGGAAAGATCAGTATTTGTTGAAGATTAAAACTACACAAGGCTGTTTATTTCTTTGTCTCTATGGTGATGGTTTTGTTTGAATATATTGGCAAATCGAAGTAATCTGACTGGCAATAAAACCTTTCGGTTTCAATCCAATTTTAGAGGTTCTGGCTGTCAAATGTTTTCTTTGGTCTCAAATAAAAGTTCAGTCAAAGCTTCAAACAGTCAGACGAATGGTCTCACTGTTCAATCCACTCCTCACACACGCTAACactcacatgcacgcacacacacacacacacacacacacactcatacacgcaTGCATGGCACGCAGGCaggccctcacacacacacacacacacagcagagataTATATCTGGCTTACTTTATTGTCATCAACATGTTTATTTGTGTGCGTTTGTTTTGAATGCATGACTGTCTCTTATTTGCCTTAATTTGCTTGTGTTTACGTTGGTGTTGTATAAGTGTTTATGTTGGCATGTGAGTGCTTGTAAATTTGCGTACATATGTGTGCATGATTTTGTTGTTTGTATTTGAAATGCTGTACATCGGTGTGGATAcattggtgtgtatgtgtgtgtttaatgttaaGCGTGTGTGCCTGTTTACATGAGTGCATGCatacgttgtgtgtgtgttaagttggaggtatgtgtgtgtgttaagttggaggtgtgtgtgtgtgtgtgttaagttggaggtgtgtgtgttaagtTGGAGGTGAGCAGGGGGGGCTAATGTGCGGACCCTTTTTAAGGCCCTCTCTTCCAGCTTCACACAGGGAAAATGGTGGCCAAATGATCTATGTCAATGGTAGAGAGCTCAGTGCCTATCCCCTTCCCTGTCCCATAGGGCCACTGAgagacacagaacacacagagaatcctattcccctgtctgtctgtctgtctgtctgtctgtctgtctgtctgtctgtccgtccgtcccccAGGACTCAGCTGTCATAACTTCCCAAATGCTCTCATTTTATGCAtcctttaatctctctccccccttctccatCTTGTTGCCACACACATCTGTTAcctctctcctattctctttTGCCCTTTGCTTTCCAAGAACCGTTTCATCCAccctatactctctctcttttcccttccTCCACCACGCTTGTATTCATGGTCCCGGTCTCTCTCGGTCTTCCAGGCTGACAGGCAGACTGGGCAAGGGTCTGTGTAATTCTGAGTTTTAAACATGTTGCTGTTCACCAGGTGTGAAATATGTTCTGTACAGGATGTGACCATCTCTCTGTTCCCCCATCcatccccttctttctctctctatccaatCCATCGCTCTCCTTTCAACTCCTCTTCCACTTattctctcctgtctttcttacTCCTGCAATATCCCTCTGTTTCTCatttcctctcttcctttctgtCCCTCCATCTATTTGTAGAAGGttatcaggttgttgattgttttctccatttcctctccttctcctcctttacccctctctctttcttctcgtCTTTAAAATCTCGtcttgaaaataagaatttgttcttaaccgacttgcctagttaaataaaggtaaaatgacaTTTAGAAGTCTTCCGTTTTTTTTTGCCCCAGGCCAAAATAACAGCAGCTTATTAACCCtgattagttctctctctctctctctctctctctctctctctctctctctctctctctctctctctcctctctctctctctctctctctctctctctctctctctctctctctctctctctctctctctctctctctctctctctctctctctctctctctctctctctctctctctctctctcctctctctctctctctctctctctctctctctctctctctctctctctctctctctctctctctctctctctctctctctctctctctctctctctctctctctctctctctctctctctctctctctctctctctctctccatcagtttGCCCCCGGGGAGTGAAAGACTTAAGAGGAGCTCTTGAACAACTCACAAACATTTATACAGACACCTTGTTCTGCTCAGCACTAACCAAACATGTCAGGACTTTTTCCACTATAAGAACCCATTTCTCAACGTCATCACTTTCAACATATTACTCCTTAACACACCTCAACACCTTTCATCTGAATCGGTTTAACAGTTACAGCAAAACATGTCAACTCCTTTCAATCACAAAACCTCAATGCCCGACACACCTTAATATTTAGAACGAATCGCAACAGCTCAGCAACTCTCCCTTGGAACATAGAAGAATACTGTAGAGAAATAGAACTAATCTCGGTGACTTCCTAACACGCACCTGGAACACTTCACATTGCATGTGTTTAAATGCAAAACACAACGCAGCCTGGCAGAATGCCGCTTTGATGCACAAGCGTCGTCTGTAGAATGAGACAGTTTTACTGTGGACGGTAAATGTTAGGGTAACGTAAAGCCCAAACCCTCGGTCTTCGGAGCAGGGAGCAGTACCTGGCACTAAGAACAAACTCCACAGGACAGGTTGAAGCCAGAACATTCTCACAGGCATGATCACATTACAACAGAGCTTCCccgtgacctgtgtgtgtgtgtgtgtgtgcctatacaCGCAGTTCTCCATTCTCTAAACCATGTTTGATTATCTATGTTAATCTATGGTTTGATTGCAGATGTAAATGTGAAACTTTGCACAGTCTTATGGCTGCCAGCTGTAGGACAACCTTTATGGTGCTTGATTTGAGGTTAAGAGTCTATGTTCAGTCAAGGTTGAACATTGGGTTTAGGGCACAGGCTGGTctcagggctggggtacaggtcCTACAGACTACAGAAGACTTGCTATCAGCTACCGTCAtgtccaaaattattggcacccttgataaagattagcaaaaaaagactgtataaaataaatcataTAAATacagagctatattgtatgctaagtGGGATTTTTATTGTATACTAATAGAGTTGCTCAGAgactattttatttaactaataaAACTAATCTAAAAAAAGATAAGGCTGTTTTCAGTACTCCAGCAgcctcaccttgcgaggatatTGACAATGAGCCTTTTCTAAAATGTCtcatgagattggagaacacattgggagggatcttagaccactcctccatacagaacctgtacagatccttgatatccttcatctgcgcttatggactgccctcttcaattcaaaccacatgttttcaatgg
Coding sequences within it:
- the LOC115171894 gene encoding uncharacterized protein LOC115171894, whose amino-acid sequence is MHFGVHHIQLTLLLAAAVASVQVPEPYLSLSNERTSIERTYELTKYLEHQLREIKDTYLSYLGPPFSDPDFSPPRPNSTTLSLPSAATRLELWRGLENRARLTQNHRAYSVLLGAVRELARSTLCPYLQSSLLHFSTGLDSLLGSISSLMNTQGYALPPAGIEAQYLQRDTGGDREAMGRRPSPLMSQGLYKSGVGAEVGPKRHPLGDQRGAGTTRGAVRGEKEESTRREMTERKKEREKDRGREGRRAEVTRAVVRSVGSRQEERWERGRKGRRREAEDWEGASEDREEEDELERKGGKDRRGRRLLSVSEEGERTVKQGPLDSEASVTLSFSDRQTFPQQQLLNNNNNNNYDHNNLYSYNFNYHPQNKDRAGGDSENRATEEEQYIIRESASLLSSSSSFHPQRRSPRSLFSPTLHPPLSPLSLLYPFGTGPGEGHTLLSEPVPLSLRRGPPLLPPPPLSPLLSSSPLLAVQPALNDFSRKVEGFWVLRELQSWLWRSAKDFNRLKKRLRV